From Candidatus Manganitrophus morganii, the proteins below share one genomic window:
- a CDS encoding lmo0937 family membrane protein — translation MLWTIFVILLILWALGFSLNLAGGVIHALLVIAAVLLVVQLLTGRRTVGPPP, via the coding sequence ATGCTTTGGACCATTTTTGTAATCCTGCTCATCCTCTGGGCGCTCGGCTTCAGCTTGAACCTGGCGGGGGGAGTGATCCATGCCCTGCTGGTGATCGCCGCCGTGTTGCTCGTTGTTCAGCTTCTGACCGGGAGAAGGACCGTCGGTCCCCCTCCATAA
- a CDS encoding DUF420 domain-containing protein, translating to MKEMLTAPGFLSPYGTWGADISSVMAWVFTLLFIYGWYAGKKHQGQRHHLVTLWGMVAMLGYFTLYYLARGLGALSLEGKEGFGGPDWVYNYIFSPMLTIHILVISVGLVLAVYMIVLGFRSSFKKGSERYLKVEPLKMGRKGFNYTLAGAAALFGLFALIRWSGSMGRLVVYISGFGLVAGVLFMERGIERWIPDAATRHRKMGAFTMVLYVIALVTSTVTYVMLYYIYPVKEH from the coding sequence ATGAAGGAAATGTTGACCGCGCCCGGATTTCTCTCGCCCTACGGAACGTGGGGGGCGGATATCTCGTCGGTCATGGCATGGGTTTTCACCCTGCTTTTTATCTATGGTTGGTATGCCGGCAAAAAGCATCAGGGACAACGCCACCATCTGGTGACCCTCTGGGGGATGGTCGCGATGCTCGGCTACTTCACCCTCTACTATCTCGCACGCGGATTGGGGGCCCTTTCGCTGGAGGGGAAGGAAGGCTTCGGAGGGCCTGATTGGGTTTACAATTATATCTTCTCGCCGATGCTGACGATCCACATCTTGGTCATCTCGGTCGGTCTGGTCCTGGCGGTTTATATGATCGTCCTGGGCTTCCGATCGTCGTTTAAAAAGGGGAGTGAGCGCTACCTGAAAGTGGAGCCGTTGAAGATGGGGAGAAAAGGCTTCAACTATACACTCGCGGGGGCGGCGGCCCTCTTCGGCCTCTTTGCGCTCATACGCTGGAGCGGATCGATGGGGCGGCTGGTCGTCTATATTTCCGGCTTCGGTCTGGTGGCCGGCGTCCTCTTTATGGAACGGGGGATCGAGCGATGGATCCCGGATGCCGCCACGCGCCATCGAAAAATGGGGGCGTTCACGATGGTCCTCTACGTGATCGCGTTGGTCACGAGCACAGTCACCTACGTGATGCTTTACTACATCTACCCGGTGAAAGAACATTAA
- a CDS encoding AsmA-like C-terminal domain-containing protein, with the protein MLLAFFLFVLPEWITLNRLIPFFSERLQQAIGRPFSVDEIRVSFLTGSEIRLRSVVIGAEEEARPIAEVQEIRIGFRLLPLLWKRMEIVEIHLIEPTVSLIRDRNGEWNFKDLLPKREREAGKGWKVANRSRIVTLRQGRLSLLDHALSGGPVEWTAQRIEARIRRPFWDGKVGVKIDIPSVWQGILVDKATHLQVDGSVEEEGGFLGFTRETAHFIVTLIRFDSDLIQPYLSEAVPSFVFEWGWVTIDAPGADLFRLHRLFRSPETHLAGESKQISVTLSKDLPPVAVDQALWRYDRREGHITLYHTHFLDSTLTKTTGLLKPFTEGRLEIQTSGEVSLSDAAEVAYKRFGNERLKRLQTGGSVETDLKIKIPLKAPSQTEFHGRLLVRDGTLTPFSAFRPIQKIKGTVRVEGKQLLIESAEGGWGTGRLVGNGKMPDLYEEGVEFDLHATTLDWDALRLPPDAVEAARAGDRPKEPRPISPEPDQDDHEESGYAVGLLRIDHLKINEYDFLNWQSAMIYREKTLQFRETEADFAGGIFRADFAQVYFRRDGSVALALTPKLEQINVAAFLSDFRGDGERPIMSGRGLMAGGLNTEGNNLQEFKKNLEGNLIVYLEKGTIYRFRALARIFALMNLRSLPDPDVKGIKYDVLSGSLSIERGKVALHDTVLFGKDVRVIANGKIDLVKNEFDLLMGVQVFRLVDDILKQLPVAGPILLGKDQMFIASYFEVEGKLTDPRVRFRPFKSIKESTLAVLRRALTYPVRPEEFSG; encoded by the coding sequence TTGCTGCTCGCCTTTTTTCTGTTTGTCCTCCCGGAATGGATCACCCTCAATCGGCTCATCCCTTTTTTCTCCGAGCGATTACAACAAGCGATCGGCCGACCTTTTTCCGTCGACGAGATTCGCGTCTCGTTCCTGACAGGCTCTGAAATTCGGCTCCGGAGCGTTGTGATCGGGGCGGAGGAAGAAGCGCGGCCGATTGCAGAAGTCCAAGAGATTCGAATCGGATTTCGGCTTCTTCCTCTCCTCTGGAAGCGGATGGAGATTGTGGAGATTCATCTGATCGAGCCGACCGTCTCTCTGATTCGAGATCGGAACGGGGAGTGGAACTTCAAGGATCTCCTTCCGAAGAGGGAAAGGGAAGCGGGCAAAGGATGGAAGGTGGCGAACCGATCGAGGATCGTTACTCTACGGCAAGGGAGGCTTTCCCTCCTCGATCATGCTCTTTCCGGCGGCCCTGTGGAATGGACGGCCCAACGGATAGAAGCCCGGATCCGTCGTCCTTTTTGGGATGGAAAGGTGGGCGTAAAGATCGATATCCCCTCCGTCTGGCAAGGAATCTTGGTCGACAAGGCGACCCATCTGCAGGTGGATGGGAGCGTGGAGGAGGAAGGGGGGTTCTTAGGCTTCACACGAGAGACAGCCCATTTCATCGTGACGCTCATTCGTTTCGACTCCGATCTGATTCAGCCCTATCTTTCCGAAGCGGTTCCCTCTTTTGTGTTCGAGTGGGGCTGGGTTACCATTGATGCGCCGGGCGCCGACCTGTTCCGGCTCCACCGGCTGTTTCGCTCGCCGGAAACGCATCTGGCGGGAGAGTCGAAACAGATTTCCGTCACCCTCTCCAAAGACCTTCCGCCGGTTGCAGTCGATCAAGCCTTGTGGCGTTATGATCGCCGGGAGGGGCACATCACCCTTTACCACACACATTTCTTGGACTCCACCCTCACGAAGACTACCGGATTATTGAAACCGTTCACAGAGGGTCGACTGGAGATTCAAACCTCGGGAGAAGTCTCCCTCTCGGATGCTGCGGAGGTTGCGTATAAACGCTTCGGGAACGAGCGGCTCAAGCGGCTCCAAACCGGCGGTTCCGTTGAGACCGATCTCAAGATAAAAATTCCCCTGAAGGCCCCCTCTCAGACAGAATTCCATGGCCGTCTTTTGGTTCGCGACGGAACGCTGACCCCCTTCTCCGCATTTCGGCCGATCCAGAAAATTAAAGGGACCGTCCGGGTGGAGGGAAAACAGCTTTTGATCGAGAGCGCCGAAGGGGGATGGGGGACAGGCCGGCTGGTGGGAAACGGGAAGATGCCCGACCTCTATGAGGAAGGGGTCGAGTTCGATCTTCACGCCACAACCCTCGATTGGGATGCGCTCCGCCTTCCCCCCGACGCGGTGGAAGCTGCGCGCGCGGGTGACCGACCGAAGGAGCCGAGGCCGATCTCCCCGGAGCCCGATCAGGATGATCATGAGGAGAGTGGCTATGCAGTCGGGCTGCTTCGGATCGATCACCTTAAGATAAATGAGTATGATTTCTTAAATTGGCAGAGCGCGATGATCTATCGGGAGAAGACGCTGCAATTTCGGGAGACCGAAGCCGATTTTGCGGGGGGGATCTTCAGGGCCGATTTCGCCCAGGTCTATTTTCGGCGGGACGGATCGGTGGCGCTGGCGCTGACCCCCAAGCTGGAGCAGATCAATGTGGCCGCGTTTCTGAGCGATTTTCGCGGAGACGGAGAGCGGCCGATCATGTCGGGACGGGGACTCATGGCGGGGGGCCTGAATACCGAAGGGAATAATCTCCAGGAGTTTAAAAAGAATCTGGAGGGAAATCTGATCGTCTACCTGGAGAAGGGGACGATCTATCGGTTCAGGGCGTTGGCCCGGATTTTCGCATTGATGAATCTTCGCTCCCTTCCCGATCCCGATGTAAAGGGGATCAAATACGATGTCCTCTCCGGAAGCTTGAGCATCGAGCGGGGGAAAGTCGCGCTGCACGACACCGTTCTCTTCGGTAAGGATGTCCGTGTCATCGCCAATGGGAAGATCGATCTTGTAAAGAACGAGTTCGATCTTTTGATGGGGGTTCAGGTCTTCCGGCTGGTGGATGATATTCTCAAGCAGCTTCCCGTCGCCGGACCGATCTTGCTCGGCAAAGACCAGATGTTCATCGCCTCCTACTTTGAAGTCGAGGGGAAGCTGACCGACCCGAGGGTTCGATTCCGGCCGTTTAAGAGCATCAAAGAATCGACCCTGGCGGTGCTGCGGCGCGCCCTCACCTACCCGGTTCGGCCGGAGGAGTTCAGTGGATGA